A single window of Undibacterium sp. 5I1 DNA harbors:
- the tatB gene encoding Sec-independent protein translocase protein TatB — translation MIDLGISKLALIGVVALIVIGPEKLPKVARMAGTLFGRAQRYINEVKSEVSREIELDELRQMHKDAQEAVQDVGQSIAKGLSETQNDIRSAWQDPETDSSLLNPPSVSHLAFKAKDFRRKKIAKTSAIPAWYKNRHGGRSHVMSGAARVAKFRAKRNSSASFF, via the coding sequence ATGATAGATCTTGGCATCAGTAAGTTGGCGTTAATTGGCGTGGTTGCTTTAATCGTAATCGGTCCTGAAAAACTGCCAAAAGTAGCGCGTATGGCTGGCACATTATTTGGTCGTGCCCAACGTTACATCAACGAAGTCAAATCGGAAGTCAGTCGTGAGATTGAGCTTGATGAGCTGCGTCAGATGCATAAAGATGCGCAAGAGGCAGTACAGGACGTCGGGCAGTCGATTGCTAAAGGTTTGTCTGAAACGCAGAACGATATTCGCTCTGCCTGGCAAGATCCAGAAACGGATTCCTCCTTGCTCAATCCGCCCAGCGTGAGTCATCTGGCTTTTAAGGCAAAAGATTTCCGTCGTAAAAAGATCGCTAAGACATCAGCAATTCCTGCCTGGTATAAAAATCGTCATGGCGGTCGCAGTCATGTGATGTCCGGCGCGGCGCGGGTTGCCAAGTTCAGAGCAAAACGCAATTCTTCCGCCAGTTTCTTTTAA
- the hisF gene encoding imidazole glycerol phosphate synthase subunit HisF — MALAKRIIPCLDVTAGRVVKGINFQELRDAGDPVEIARRYDGQGADEITFLDITASSDGRDLILPIIEAVASQVFIPLTVGGGVRTVADVRRLLNAGADKIGINTSAVTNPQLVFEASQKYGSQCIVVAIDAKQTAPGKWEVFTHGGRNATGLDAVEWARNMARLGAGEILLTSMDRDGTKVGFDLGLTRAVSDAVSIPVIASGGVGGLQDLADGIKIGGADAVLAASIFHYGQHTVQEAKQFMAAQQISMRLS; from the coding sequence ATGGCTTTAGCAAAGCGCATTATCCCTTGTCTTGATGTGACCGCTGGTCGTGTCGTCAAGGGTATCAATTTTCAGGAACTGCGTGACGCCGGCGATCCGGTTGAGATCGCGCGTCGCTACGACGGGCAAGGCGCTGATGAAATTACTTTTCTTGATATCACCGCATCCAGTGACGGACGCGATTTAATTTTACCGATTATCGAGGCAGTCGCTTCGCAAGTATTTATCCCTTTAACGGTGGGCGGTGGTGTACGTACGGTGGCCGATGTGCGCCGCTTATTAAATGCCGGTGCAGATAAGATTGGTATCAACACATCTGCAGTGACCAATCCGCAATTGGTGTTTGAAGCATCGCAAAAATACGGATCACAATGCATCGTTGTGGCGATTGACGCAAAACAAACCGCACCTGGAAAATGGGAAGTCTTTACCCACGGTGGCCGTAATGCTACTGGTTTAGATGCGGTGGAGTGGGCACGAAATATGGCACGCTTGGGTGCGGGAGAAATTTTGCTGACCAGCATGGATAGGGATGGTACGAAAGTAGGATTTGATTTGGGTCTGACCCGCGCAGTGTCGGATGCGGTCTCAATACCGGTGATCGCCTCCGGTGGCGTTGGTGGTCTGCAAGACTTAGCCGACGGCATCAAAATTGGTGGTGCTGATGCGGTACTAGCCGCAAGTATTTTCCATTATGGACAACATACCGTGCAAGAAGCCAAGCAATTTATGGCAGCACAACAGATTTCAATGAGACTGTCATGA
- a CDS encoding DUF2461 domain-containing protein, with product MHIRDLKRFLFELSENNNRAWFVMNKPRYDILRAEFLELVTDLIAKISKFDPAIIGCEPKKALFRINRDMRFSADKSPYKTTFSASILPSGRKKPSEGGGPAYYFQIDATGRLFFAVGEYMPPSDRLRAIRNQILADPEGFSKVLKNKGLKQIFGSLQEEGKLTRPPKGFDPESPHIEQIKLKNFMVWTEFTLDETTPEQMGEIVTEGFKAAYPLVGWLRTAASSVGPD from the coding sequence ATGCATATCCGTGATTTAAAACGCTTTCTGTTCGAATTATCCGAAAACAATAACCGCGCCTGGTTCGTCATGAACAAGCCTCGCTACGATATTTTACGCGCTGAATTTTTAGAACTCGTGACTGATCTGATCGCTAAAATCAGCAAATTTGATCCTGCGATCATTGGTTGCGAGCCGAAAAAAGCTTTGTTCCGTATCAACCGCGACATGCGCTTTTCTGCGGATAAATCACCTTATAAGACTACTTTTTCGGCCTCGATTTTGCCTAGCGGTCGTAAGAAACCTAGCGAAGGTGGCGGCCCTGCTTATTACTTCCAGATTGATGCAACGGGACGATTGTTCTTCGCTGTGGGCGAATACATGCCGCCATCGGATCGCTTGCGCGCCATCCGCAATCAGATCCTGGCTGATCCAGAGGGTTTTTCTAAAGTCTTAAAAAATAAGGGGCTTAAACAAATTTTTGGTAGCTTGCAAGAGGAAGGGAAATTAACGCGTCCACCCAAAGGCTTTGATCCAGAATCGCCGCACATCGAGCAAATTAAGCTGAAGAATTTTATGGTCTGGACCGAGTTTACGCTGGATGAAACCACGCCAGAACAAATGGGGGAAATCGTCACCGAAGGTTTTAAGGCAGCCTATCCCCTGGTCGGGTGGTTGCGCACCGCCGCTAGTAGCGTGGGTCCCGACTAA
- a CDS encoding Do family serine endopeptidase produces MRRLWLLFAQTITVALALWFIVTTLKPEWANKGFSGNQSLRMASTVTLQEAPVNSVASQSSYRNAAKRAMPSVVNIYTSKEAKQTNNPLLNDPFLKRFFGDQQNQQAEKQVSLGSGVILSPEGYILTNNHVVEAAEEIDIVLADGRKSIAKVIGTDPETDLAVIKIDLPDLPAITLGHPEQSSVGDVVLAIGNPFGVGQTVTMGIISALGRNHLDINTFENFIQTDAAINPGNSGGALVDVNGNLLGINTAIYSRSGGSLGIGFAIPVTTIKTVMESIIKNGQVVRGWIGVEPQDITPELAESFGIKQKSGAIIAGVIRGGPADKAGIKPGDILLAIEGKPVADTTEMLNLIAQLPPNQKAKIAVLRNTAESTFEVFIGKRPVLKREE; encoded by the coding sequence ATGCGACGTCTCTGGCTCTTATTTGCGCAAACCATTACGGTGGCTTTAGCACTCTGGTTTATTGTAACCACCTTAAAACCAGAATGGGCAAACAAGGGGTTCAGCGGCAATCAAAGCCTGCGCATGGCGTCCACAGTCACGTTGCAAGAAGCGCCCGTTAATTCGGTCGCCAGCCAAAGTTCGTATCGCAATGCGGCCAAGCGCGCGATGCCATCGGTGGTCAATATTTACACTTCAAAAGAGGCGAAGCAGACCAACAATCCCTTGCTAAACGACCCATTCCTTAAGCGCTTTTTTGGCGACCAGCAAAATCAACAAGCGGAAAAACAAGTCAGCCTTGGCTCTGGCGTCATTCTCAGTCCAGAGGGATATATCCTGACCAACAACCATGTGGTTGAAGCTGCTGAAGAAATTGATATCGTGTTAGCCGATGGGCGCAAATCGATTGCCAAAGTCATCGGCACCGATCCAGAGACCGATTTGGCTGTGATTAAAATTGATTTGCCGGATTTGCCTGCAATCACATTAGGACATCCTGAACAATCCAGCGTCGGTGATGTGGTGCTGGCGATTGGCAATCCGTTTGGCGTTGGACAAACAGTAACGATGGGGATTATCTCTGCGCTGGGGCGCAACCACCTTGACATCAATACCTTTGAAAATTTTATCCAGACCGATGCTGCCATCAATCCCGGCAACTCGGGCGGCGCATTGGTCGATGTCAACGGCAACTTATTAGGAATTAATACTGCGATCTATTCCCGCAGCGGCGGCTCGCTGGGGATAGGCTTTGCAATTCCTGTAACAACCATCAAAACGGTGATGGAATCAATCATCAAAAATGGGCAAGTCGTGCGCGGCTGGATCGGCGTAGAACCGCAAGATATCACGCCAGAACTGGCAGAAAGTTTTGGTATCAAACAAAAATCTGGGGCGATTATTGCGGGCGTAATTCGTGGTGGACCAGCGGATAAAGCAGGCATCAAGCCGGGTGATATTTTGCTGGCAATTGAAGGTAAACCAGTCGCCGACACTACCGAAATGCTGAATCTGATTGCGCAATTGCCACCCAACCAAAAAGCTAAAATTGCCGTTTTACGCAATACAGCTGAATCAACGTTTGAAGTATTTATAGGCAAGCGCCCGGTTCTGAAACGAGAAGAATAA
- the tatC gene encoding twin-arginine translocase subunit TatC, translating to MSDPQASGVEDTFISHLVELRDRLVKASIGIAIVCAALFAWPGPSAIYDFLAKPMIASLPVGAKMIATGVISPFLVPMKVTLLLAFMLALPWVLYQVWAFVAPGLYSHEKRLVAPLVISSSLLFFSGVAFCYFFVFGRVFKFISEFAPTSITVSPDIENYLDFVMSMCLAFGMTFEVPIVVVVLVRMGLVSVEQLKAMRPYIIVGAFVVAAIVTPPDIVSQFSLALPMWFLFELGLLVAPIFVKATQAPDEVSD from the coding sequence ATGAGTGACCCACAAGCATCGGGAGTTGAAGACACGTTTATCTCGCATCTGGTCGAATTGCGTGATCGGCTGGTCAAAGCATCGATCGGTATTGCGATTGTCTGTGCGGCTTTGTTTGCCTGGCCCGGGCCTTCTGCCATCTATGATTTTCTGGCGAAGCCGATGATTGCATCCTTGCCTGTCGGTGCCAAAATGATTGCGACGGGTGTGATTTCTCCTTTTCTGGTGCCGATGAAAGTGACCTTGCTTTTGGCGTTTATGCTGGCGCTACCATGGGTGTTGTATCAAGTCTGGGCATTTGTTGCGCCTGGCTTATATTCCCATGAGAAAAGATTGGTGGCGCCTTTAGTGATTTCCTCCTCACTGTTGTTTTTTTCTGGCGTGGCGTTTTGTTATTTCTTTGTGTTTGGGCGCGTATTTAAATTCATCAGCGAGTTTGCTCCGACCTCGATTACCGTTTCGCCGGACATAGAAAATTACCTCGATTTTGTGATGTCGATGTGCCTTGCCTTTGGCATGACATTTGAAGTGCCGATTGTGGTGGTGGTGTTGGTACGTATGGGGCTGGTCTCGGTAGAGCAGTTGAAAGCGATGCGTCCTTACATCATCGTCGGCGCCTTTGTGGTTGCCGCGATTGTGACGCCACCTGACATCGTCAGCCAGTTCTCACTGGCATTGCCGATGTGGTTTTTATTTGAATTGGGTTTGCTAGTGGCTCCGATCTTTGTCAAAGCCACGCAAGCACCGGATGAAGTCTCGGATTAG
- a CDS encoding histidine triad nucleotide-binding protein, whose product MSNCIFCKIVAKQIPSSVVYEDEEFLAFKDINPAAPVHFLIIPKQHVETLAQTTPEHAGMLGRMLALAPKLAQEQGCGLTQDTDGNVSGGYKTLINTGPDGGQEVYHLHLHVIGGPQPWRGQR is encoded by the coding sequence GTGAGTAACTGTATTTTCTGTAAAATTGTGGCAAAACAAATTCCGTCTAGTGTGGTTTATGAAGACGAAGAGTTTCTGGCGTTTAAAGATATTAATCCTGCTGCTCCGGTGCATTTTTTAATTATTCCCAAGCAGCATGTAGAAACTCTGGCGCAAACAACTCCGGAGCATGCAGGGATGTTGGGGCGGATGTTAGCGCTGGCGCCTAAATTGGCGCAAGAGCAAGGTTGCGGTCTCACGCAAGATACCGATGGTAACGTCAGTGGTGGTTACAAGACGCTGATTAACACCGGACCGGATGGCGGGCAAGAGGTGTATCATCTTCATTTACACGTGATTGGCGGTCCGCAGCCATGGCGCGGTCAGCGATAG
- the tatA gene encoding Sec-independent protein translocase subunit TatA, whose translation MGSFSIWHWLIVLVIVMLVFGTKKIGNIGSDLGKAVKGFKDGVKGEEEKAADAQKVADKTSGTTIDVDAKEKSKL comes from the coding sequence ATGGGTTCATTCAGTATTTGGCACTGGTTAATTGTGTTGGTCATTGTGATGCTGGTATTCGGCACCAAAAAAATTGGTAATATCGGATCCGATCTTGGCAAGGCTGTCAAAGGTTTTAAAGACGGCGTCAAGGGCGAAGAAGAGAAGGCTGCAGACGCACAAAAAGTCGCGGATAAAACATCGGGTACAACAATTGATGTTGATGCTAAAGAAAAATCCAAGCTCTGA
- the hisI gene encoding phosphoribosyl-AMP cyclohydrolase, with product MSASKWLNKVRWDDQGLVPVIAQEASSNDVLMFAWMNRDALTKTVELGEAVYWSRSRKKLWHKGEESGHVQKVLEIRLDCDEDVVLLKIEQVDSIACHTGRHSCFFQKFEGGVNDGDWEAVDPVLKDPETIYK from the coding sequence ATGAGCGCGTCAAAATGGTTGAATAAAGTGCGCTGGGACGATCAAGGGTTGGTGCCTGTGATTGCGCAAGAGGCGTCCAGCAATGACGTGCTGATGTTCGCTTGGATGAACCGGGATGCTCTGACCAAAACCGTAGAGTTAGGCGAAGCGGTTTATTGGAGTCGCTCGCGGAAAAAATTATGGCACAAAGGCGAAGAGTCCGGCCATGTTCAAAAGGTTTTGGAGATTCGCCTTGACTGCGATGAAGATGTGGTTCTTCTCAAAATAGAACAAGTCGATAGCATCGCTTGCCATACGGGTCGCCACTCGTGCTTCTTCCAAAAGTTTGAAGGCGGCGTCAATGACGGTGATTGGGAGGCTGTTGATCCCGTCTTAAAAGACCCAGAAACTATCTATAAATAA
- a CDS encoding phosphoribosyl-ATP diphosphatase: protein MSETLKRLSEVIESRKAANGGDPATSYVARLFSKGDDAILKKIGEEATETVMAAKDARVSGDKSKVLYECADLWFHSMVLLAQFDLTPQDVLNELARREGLSGIEEKASRPD from the coding sequence ATGAGTGAAACCTTAAAGCGACTGTCTGAAGTCATCGAGAGCCGCAAAGCTGCTAACGGCGGCGACCCGGCAACTTCGTATGTCGCGCGTTTGTTTTCCAAGGGCGACGACGCGATACTCAAAAAAATTGGCGAAGAAGCGACCGAAACTGTGATGGCCGCCAAAGATGCCCGCGTCTCAGGTGATAAATCTAAAGTCTTGTATGAATGTGCCGATCTCTGGTTTCATTCCATGGTCTTGCTGGCACAGTTTGATTTGACGCCGCAAGATGTCTTGAATGAGTTGGCAAGACGCGAAGGCTTATCCGGTATTGAGGAAAAAGCTTCCCGCCCAGATTAA
- the hisA gene encoding 1-(5-phosphoribosyl)-5-[(5-phosphoribosylamino)methylideneamino]imidazole-4-carboxamide isomerase has translation MLLIPAIDLKDGHCVRLKQGDMNQATVFSEDPAEMARHWLEQGARRLHLVDLNGAFAGKPKNETAVKAILKAVREFAEENDIDEIPVQLGGGIRDLDTIERYLDDGISYIIIGTAAVKNPGFLADACGAFPGQIIVGIDAKDGKVATDGWSKLSGHEVIDLAKKFEGYGVESIIYTDIGRDGMMGGVNIEATVKLAQAVSIPVIASGGVHNLQDVEALCAVQGEGIEGVICGRSIYEGTLDLASAQERADEFDDIDDSEEN, from the coding sequence ATGCTGCTCATTCCTGCTATCGACCTGAAAGACGGTCACTGCGTACGCCTTAAACAAGGTGATATGAACCAAGCCACCGTGTTCTCCGAAGACCCCGCCGAGATGGCGCGTCATTGGCTAGAGCAAGGCGCAAGACGACTACATCTGGTCGATCTGAACGGAGCTTTCGCAGGTAAGCCAAAAAATGAAACAGCAGTCAAAGCGATTTTGAAGGCGGTGCGTGAGTTTGCGGAAGAAAATGATATTGATGAAATCCCGGTGCAACTCGGTGGCGGTATCCGTGATCTGGATACGATAGAGCGTTATCTGGATGACGGTATCAGCTACATCATTATCGGCACTGCCGCAGTTAAAAATCCTGGATTTCTGGCAGATGCCTGCGGTGCCTTCCCAGGACAAATTATTGTTGGTATTGATGCCAAAGATGGCAAGGTCGCGACGGATGGCTGGAGCAAACTGTCGGGTCATGAAGTCATCGATCTGGCGAAAAAATTTGAAGGTTATGGCGTCGAGTCGATTATTTATACCGACATCGGCCGCGATGGCATGATGGGCGGCGTCAATATCGAAGCCACAGTCAAGCTGGCGCAAGCTGTGAGTATTCCGGTGATTGCATCTGGCGGCGTCCATAATCTGCAAGATGTTGAAGCCTTGTGCGCGGTGCAAGGCGAGGGGATAGAAGGCGTGATTTGTGGCCGTTCTATTTACGAAGGCACATTAGATCTTGCTAGCGCACAGGAACGCGCTGATGAATTTGATGACATAGACGATAGCGAAGAAAACTAA
- a CDS encoding Nif3-like dinuclear metal center hexameric protein, producing MTRAKLSDYLAEELQINRFRDYCPNGVQVEGREQIKRIVTGVTASLALLEKAVHLQADAILVHHGYFWRGEDMRVIGQKHKRLKLLLEHDISLFAYHLPLDMHAQLGNNAQLAQRLGLLPKARFGEDDLGWIGIAEDASLRSVGQLAAQIEARLGRKPLLIGDPEQLVAKIAWCTGAAQNMLDQAISAGASVYLSGEISEPTVHLARESGVAYLACGHHATERYGIQALGQHLAEKFGLAHHFVDIDNPV from the coding sequence GTGACGAGAGCAAAGCTATCGGACTATTTGGCAGAAGAGCTACAGATTAACCGCTTTCGTGATTATTGCCCAAATGGCGTACAGGTGGAAGGGCGTGAACAGATAAAACGTATCGTGACCGGGGTCACGGCCAGTTTGGCGTTGCTGGAAAAAGCGGTTCATTTACAAGCCGATGCGATCTTGGTACACCACGGCTATTTTTGGCGCGGCGAAGACATGCGAGTCATCGGGCAAAAGCACAAGAGGTTAAAGCTGTTGCTAGAGCATGATATTTCTTTGTTCGCCTACCATTTGCCGTTGGACATGCATGCTCAGCTCGGTAATAACGCACAACTGGCGCAGCGATTGGGCTTGTTACCAAAAGCGCGATTTGGTGAGGATGATCTGGGCTGGATCGGCATCGCTGAGGATGCCTCTCTGCGTAGCGTCGGACAACTGGCCGCACAAATTGAAGCACGATTGGGTCGCAAGCCTTTGTTGATTGGTGATCCAGAGCAGCTAGTCGCTAAGATCGCATGGTGTACCGGCGCAGCGCAAAACATGCTGGATCAGGCGATCAGTGCTGGTGCCAGTGTGTATTTAAGCGGAGAAATTTCTGAACCCACCGTGCATCTGGCACGTGAGTCTGGTGTGGCTTATCTGGCATGCGGACATCATGCGACTGAACGATACGGCATACAGGCTTTGGGACAACATCTGGCTGAGAAGTTTGGGTTAGCGCATCATTTTGTCGATATCGATAATCCAGTTTGA